A segment of the Arachis hypogaea cultivar Tifrunner chromosome 5, arahy.Tifrunner.gnm2.J5K5, whole genome shotgun sequence genome:
AGAGGTGAAATCGCGGCTGACGGTGGAACCGTAGCTGACGGTGGAATCGCGGCTGACGGTGGAACCGATTTTGGTCACCACGGAGCTAGGGCTTGCGCGAAGGTAGCCGTGACATTGACTGGAGGAGATGATGGCTGTAGCGCTGGAAGAGATGATGGCTGTAGCCAGAACTAAGAAGgataaaaggagagagagagaggtgtggCAGTGGTGGAGCTTGAACTTGCTTTGTTCTGTGAACTAGAAAGAACGAGAGAGACAGGGGTGTttaaaaaagaggagaagaaggagaaggtagcTGCGGCAGTTAGGGTGGCCGGCAGTGGCGCTGTGGGTAaggagaggaggagaagaagtagcccGTTGACGGAGAAGAAGGGTGAGGAATGCTTGGTTTAGCTCTTGATTTGTTTGTTGTGAATGGAGCTCGAGCAATGGTAGGTTTAACTTATTATTTTCGACGGATTATTTTAAGTTACAGAcaaattttttgtctgtaataatttaatgaaATGTAgcatttttattcatttaattacagacaaatttatgctaattcattttttattttcaacaaaaaatccCTCATAAATTTCGTCTGTATtttcgtgggataaaatccgtcgaaaatatccgtctgtaataactaattttcaaGTAGTGAACCAACaaaaatacaatatataaattattagtaCACAACCACTACAAAAAGACATTAATTTAATTTGCGGAGTTTTTTTCGGCGGTTTTTAACCCCCGTAATTTGCGTTATGGCAGTTTCACAAATTGACGGAATTAGGTGTCTtgtaatttaattacaaaaatttttgcGGGAAGAAGAAGATTTTGCGCCCACCAAATTGTGTAGgcgaattatttttaatttaagggGTTGTTAGAAATCAtactatttaaaattaaaactcccgttaataatttttttaataaaataaaagggaATGTTTTatcttcaaattcaaatttacaGAATTTTTTTTAAACCTCCATTAACAAATTTCTACAATATagccttttttttgtagtgaacaCAAAAAATTTGATgcatagtataaaaatttttaaaagattatatatCAAAAATATATTGACATTCAACTAACAAAATACATACAATACAGTATAAtgcaaaaaaattttatgcacatataatacaaaaaattttaatgtataacACAGAAATTTGTGAAGGATCACAATTGACTCACCCAACCAACAAAATATAatcgtaataaaaaaatatttgctaTGTGTAAAAATTTCTGTTACTATAGGTAAAATTTTTTGTGCTATGTATAAGAATTTCTATGCTATATCGATAAATTTGtgatatatataaagagaaaagGTTAAAAGtcagaaaaaattattatttttggcaaGTACTTTTAACTATAAGTTTAATTCTTTCTAATAACATATTTTTAGCCTACATTTTTAAATATGCTAGCTAgttaatgattaaaaataataaattttactggTTCTTTAACAATTCTCATgtacaaaaatttttatactaaaagAACACGAAAAAATCAAGAAGTATAGTGCCGCATGCGCCCGTTTATTTTCTATTAGACTTATGCTAATTTAGTTaaacttaattacaaaaatatttatatatataatatcaccGATATGCAATTacttaataacaattatatttttatatatattgcaaaaatatttaagatataatagtatttttcatgttttaaagtATTTCTCAAATcacatattatataaatttaatcaatttctttagttatttttttattacttattactTTGGAAATTGAGAAGAATAAATTTGTTCCTAATTTAGCAAAAAGTAACTGCAAAATTGTTTTCTACCTTGATTTTGCAGCCTAAGTTTGTGAAATTATTATTACAAGGATGTGATGATTTATGTTATTGAGTTAATATTCAATTTGGCTCCTAAATTTATATacgaattttaatttaatttctaatattttaattatttttatttagtctttaaattttataaacatGATTCATATTAATTTTTGGGATAATTTTTAGCACACAAATATTAATAAAGTCAGACATAGACAGTTAAATATCACATTAAAACTTGTAAAATAACGTTATTTTAGTTTTGGCGCTTAAATAGTccaaaaatgataataaattacttgttttggaaaaaaaaattaataaacactatttttttactatttaagtatcaaaacaaaaacaattatgttttagagatcaaattaaaactcgCATACAAATTTAGTAACCAAATTGAATACTAGCTGCATGTTATTACATaagctaatataattttttatttaaataaaacaaaagccTATAAACCAGTGTTGTAAAAATCAGATCGGACTGGTCAATTCGATAAAAAACCGGTGAACCGAATTCTAAATCGATCCAGTCCGCTAATTAGACCGAACAAAGAAGAGAATCGGTGTGAACCGATCAAATTCAATAAAATCGATCCAACCGATctgttgaaaattaaaattttgtaaaatgaGTGAGGTGCGGTTCAAATCCTTGTtctcaatgaaaaaaaaaagtcacaACCAGCAGGCTGTCACAATTCTACTTAATATGGttacaaattattatatatagatatcttttattaaatatatttacttttgtttaatttattttaattttagttataaattcatttatttttaaattaattatatttttatttaacaataattataaattcactttttttttcataattatataatatctattaatattattttttaataaatacttgtagtatataatagtaaaatagatataaatttattaataaattattaaaatttgaaaataattattattttaatataaaaacaaaataaaatatttatgatagaataaaattaataaaatgcttattatttctatttcatattattttagaatagctgaatattcttaaaatgttaataaaaatatgtattttaaattttaactttaaattttttattattgtttattttttatttacataagaTCGGATTAACCGGTTCAACCAATGACCCATCGGTTGAATCAATAACTCAACAACCCAATAACTTGATCAGTTTGATCACCGATTCGGTTCTAACAACTATACTATAAACCACAAGTTTTGGCTAGCATCGCATATAAAATACCCCCAAAACCTTCATATTTTCTATCATCAAAAGAATCATAAATTTTCCCACAAACTAAGATATATTCATTAAGCATGATAACCATTCTCCTTGGCATATTAGTATTTGTAGTCGCCATTGTTTTGTTGCATCCAAAGGATGATCGGAATAAAGTTCCACCACCTGGCCCCAAGGCATTGCCACTCATCGGTAACCTCCACATGTTAGGAACACAACCACACCGCAGCCTCCAAGCCCTCGCCGAAAAATACGGACCCATAATGTTCTTGAAGCTAGGGCAAGTTCCAACTGTAGTTGTTTCTTCTCCGGAAGCTGCTAAGCTATTCCTCAAGACTCATGACCTAGATTTTGCAAACAGGTCTAAATTTCAGGTCAgtgataattaatatttaatagtgaAAAAAACAACTCAGGACTTACTATTAAATCCCCCCAAAGACATTCGGTGTTGACGTGTTGTTAGCTGTATTTAAGACCTCCATATTTTGCAGTTGTTACTATATATTATGGACTATATTTAATTTGGCCATACTTTTCGGTTTCGGAATTTGGGATAtaaaaaatgtttgaaatagtcaaaatttattttatttatttttaattaattttagtaataattaataaatattaaataaaataattttttttctttaacattACCGTTGTGGTATATCTACATACAAATGTATCTTTTTTATAATGTGATTTAtgcgtatttttaatatttttgtcataTCCTAAATACCAAATAATATTAATGTGATATATATAATGACGACTTCAGATCGTAACTAACAAATGAAAATTATTATGTTATATgtacactaaaaattaattactaaattaattatcaatataaaatatatattaaaataaaaaatatatattaaaaataagttaaataatatatatatttatatagaaatataTGATGATTGATTTAGTAGCTAAtaattttgtataaatataattttaacaaagtAAATTCTTAGTAATTAGACATTTTATTACGAGAAAGTTTAGGGAaccagtagattttgtgatttttagtcattaattagtcatcaataatgtttttaatggtgtgagattgtatttaatggtataaaatcattcaattttttttatggttaagtgatgaccaaaatttaacaaaagtgcTGACCCCTAGCACCCttcttttattatattatgtAAGTCAACCCACTATCATACAAAATTGTTTGGATGTGTATGGGTGGTTCAGGCCGTGGAGATGTTTTTCAATGGCGGAAAGGGCATTGGGATGGCACAGTACGGTTGGTATTGGCGGCACATGAAGAAGTTATGCATATTGCAACTTTTAAGTGGATCAAAGGTTGAGATGTATGGTCCTTTAAGGAGGAAGGAGTTGGAAATGTTGGTGAAGTCTCTATGCAATGCTTCTGCGTCAGGTGAGGTTGTGAATCTTAGTATGATGCTGAAGGAGCTTTCTGAGAATATTACATTCAAGATGGTGTTGGGTCGAAGGGATGACAATAATAGGTTCAACTTAAAGGCCCTTGTTGACTTAGTCAGCTTGGCTGGAGCTTTCAATATTGCAGATTACGTGCCTATCCTTGGCATCTTTGATTTTCAGGTAATCCCCAATCCAACCTGAAAGAAGAATTAGCTGCTGTGTCGTGTGTATGActgtatgtgtgtgtgtttttttttaagtAGGCACACTTtgaggaagaaaaaattaagagggGAAAAATATTTTTACGGAATAAAATGATAGAGAACTAATATTTTTaggggaaaaaaacaaaaaaattagggTGTTTTATTTTTGATACTGTCATTTTCTATATGATTTTTTTACattgtatatttatataaatttatacaaaaaaagTGATTATCAAACTAAACATAATAATATCTATTTCCTCCTGAGTAATTAGGAAACCTTTTCCTGTTATATCTAAGAAAGAGAACCTAACCTCAATTGAGAGTACAAGAAAatttataaaatagtaaaaaaagaaagtaataattattattaaatttataattttattatgtgTGAAtctcattattttaatttaaaaataattatatttttattttcttactttatCAACTTTTTCGTCTTGGAATGGTTTGATCCTAAAAGAATTTTATTCCCCTAAGTAAATATTTATCcatctaaaattataattaaaacaaACCTCCTTCTATTAGGTCATAAATTTTACTTAGATCAACTTGGATTGGTTTGGTAGAAGATCACATGTTTGGAGTGTATTTTTAAAGTTaggaatatattttaaaagaacaCAGGTAGGTTTTAAAAGTTAGAAatgtattttaaaattagtttgtatttattaaattaaaaagtctaatatatgttaataaatatcaaaatttacttatatatttatatttattatgatattattaaattttaaatttatttaattttattaaatataattgttgttgtttgttCTTATTCATTACAAGGAAAACACTGAATACCGTTGGATCTATAAAATAAATCCGCCGCTAAATAAATTACCATTGTCCTTGGATTGATGGTATCAACGTCGTCAAAAACTGCTTACCATCGGATTTATTTTGTCCGACGCTAATTATCGGCAAATTTTCTGTCGGTCTTTTCAATGAATTTGGCGAGATTGTGTTGATGGTTTCCGTGGGATAAATTCGACTGTAACTTTGGTGCTGTTTCATGTGTTTAATTAGGCGCCATGTTACCGTCGAATTTTTCCGacgttaatattaattttataaactcTAAAGTTTTTTtggtatagtttttttttttgaaagaggaGCTCAATACAATAAGTGGAGCAAAAAGGATAACACCGTAGAAAACAACTAACTAAAGAAGAACAAGCAAACAAAAAGCAAGAATAGATCTCCctttgtcatctccggcattACCATCAACAACAGAAGGGGTCTGCACCTAACCAGTCCTTGTAGCTCAGAGAGGACATGTTGATAATCTCCGCAACCCCttttcctttgttttgaaaaatccTCCGGTTTCGTTCCAACCATACGTTCTAAATTATCGCACAAAAGCACACCATCCATCTCTTACCCTCCTCCTTTCTATTTGGCATAGTTAAGCCACAATTAAAATACTCTTGTTAACGAAATTGTTAGCAGAAATTTAATGTCACCagaaatcaaaaaattattttattaaaaattaaatggtCTGAATGAAATAAAATTGTATAAATATAGACTACAATGAAGTAGACAAACAAAAATGCGTAAAACTCTAAATCCTATATATCACGGTAATCTTCATCGTCGTTGTCGTTCTCGTCGGTGTCGTGGTCCCCTTGCTAAGGCGGCGGAGGAGATGTTATCATCAGTGCCCCACCAGTAGTGTCACTGCTGTCTCTAGTGTGCATCTACTGGCTGTACTCCTCCGTCAGGTTAGAGTTGACGGCAATGCGTGCAAGAATCTCTCGATATCTCTGCTCAGACTACTCCGCCAGTTGGTGAAACTCCTGTGTTAGCTTTTACACCTCCTGCCTTAAGTTGAAAACTTCCTGGGGATCAATAGAGCTGGTGGCAGAGGCAGAGGAAGCCAACAACACAGAGGAGCAGAGACCATTGGCGAAGAATGACCCCAACCTGAAGCGGCAATTCTTGTGGGGTTCAGAGGTATTCTCGTGCAAAATCCTATTGAGATCCACCACGGAGGTCTCGGAGCCGGCTTCATCGGCCCCACTAGGCAGTTGAAATTGCTAGATCGCGACCTCCAACCTCTGCATGTACTTCTCATGTGTTACACACGTTAGTTGTGATTaggataatagttaaataattgactTTAAATCAAATAAAGTTTAAACTTAGGTTTAATTTAAACTCACATAATGAGTCGCAGACCGCTCGTCAGTAAATCTCTCCTTATTTGCCTTCAACGTatgggtatacttgaaggtctccgaTAGTGTCGCCTCACGATCCAACAACTTAGAatacaaattaatatatcaaccaaccaataaaataaatgaacaatTTAAACAATGAGAGACAAATATAAGCATGAACCAAAATCTTAACTGTAATTTcgaaaacataattttaatttttttgatttcactgaaaatgttatgaaaatttCGACAGAGCCCCTAAAATTTGGATTTAGCCACCCTTGAAGGGTTCCACCCAACATTTTTCAGCAATCTCATAGCCTAATCTAACCTATTCTAACCTATCCTAATCACCTAAATtcactaaaacagaaaattaaactaacatttactctactaactaattaattaaattgataataaaaaggaaagtagaaaactaattcaagtaactactAACATATTAAACAATGCCAAAATTCTTATCAGACTGGTCttcgtcttcatgaaggtcgccgATCCACCCATATACCTCGACGACCTAGGCAAAGCCCTGTTAGCGACATTCATCAGATGGCGACGCTTGAACCCCTCGTTATCTCTAAAATACGCCTCCGAGTCACACTTAATGTTTGGA
Coding sequences within it:
- the LOC112799795 gene encoding cytochrome P450 CYP736A12-like, which translates into the protein MITILLGILVFVVAIVLLHPKDDRNKVPPPGPKALPLIGNLHMLGTQPHRSLQALAEKYGPIMFLKLGQVPTVVVSSPEAAKLFLKTHDLDFANRSKFQAVEMFFNGGKGIGMAQYGWYWRHMKKLCILQLLSGSKVEMYGPLRRKELEMLVKSLCNASASGEVVNLSMMLKELSENITFKMVLGRRDDNNRFNLKALVDLVSLAGAFNIADYVPILGIFDFQLKTSWGSIELVAEAEEANNTEEQRPLAKNDPNLKRQFLWGSEVFSCKILLRSTTEVSEPASSAPLGS